Part of the Sphaerochaeta associata genome is shown below.
TATCCTTGAAGGAGTTGACCAGCATCATGGCAAACGGAACGAGGATGATGACCGATAGTACAATGCACAGAAGGTACAGCAGTCCATGGTAGGTGCGTTCTCTACGTGTCATAGTTCGACCTCCCGTTTCTTGAGGAAGAGCAGCACCGGTAGTGCTATGACAATGATCAAGAAACTCAGAATGATGTTTGCCGCCGTTCCACTGCCGTACAGTCCTAGGCTGAAGGTACTCATAATGTAGGTGTTTATGACTTCGGTGGCATAGCCCGGCCCGCCGTTGGTGAGCACGAGGATCATGACGAAGACTTTCATGGTGCCGATCAAGGCGAGGACCACGTTGATGGTGATGGATGGGGCAAGCAGGGGGATGGTGACGTTGGTGAGTTTCCATCGACCGTTCGCGCCGTCAATCTCGGCGCTTTCATAGAGTTCATGGGGTATGGCCTGCAGTCCTGCAAGGTAAATGACCATGCTGAAACCGGTGGTCCTCCACACGTCGGTCATGATGGTAGAGAAGAGGGCGATGTTGGGGTCGTTCAGCCAATCCTGGGCTAGGAAACCCATACCGAATGCACGAAGCGATTGGTTGAGAATGCCTTGGGCGGGATTGTAGATGGCGGTG
Proteins encoded:
- a CDS encoding carbohydrate ABC transporter permease; translation: MQRSRYPNWFLLPTILIFGFLFVIPTLTSFYYSLTDWNINRRVISFIGLENFRELFSDVKFRSTLGNTLTYSFSVTFVRNFLGLFLAILLNNAQLKGRNLFRTIIFLPYVIAPVVIGYLFTAIYNPAQGILNQSLRAFGMGFLAQDWLNDPNIALFSTIMTDVWRTTGFSMVIYLAGLQAIPHELYESAEIDGANGRWKLTNVTIPLLAPSITINVVLALIGTMKVFVMILVLTNGGPGYATEVINTYIMSTFSLGLYGSGTAANIILSFLIIVIALPVLLFLKKREVEL